The following coding sequences are from one Alphaproteobacteria bacterium window:
- a CDS encoding antitoxin MazE family protein — translation MASLSRRRFKPKSSRVKVRKHRERLRSQGLRPIQIWVPDMRAPSFRSAAHRQSLAVAASDHARDDQAFIDAVSDRGDE, via the coding sequence ATGGCCTCGCTGTCGAGGCGCAGGTTCAAGCCCAAGTCGTCCCGCGTGAAGGTGCGGAAACATCGCGAACGCTTGCGGTCGCAGGGCCTGCGCCCGATCCAGATTTGGGTGCCGGACATGCGCGCACCGTCCTTTCGTTCGGCGGCGCATCGCCAGTCGCTGGCCGTGGCCGCGAGCGATCACGCCCGCGACGATCAGGCGTTCATCGACGCAGTGTCGGATCGGGGCGATGAATGA
- a CDS encoding adenylate/guanylate cyclase domain-containing protein: MSDIPVQDATSASLIAWLIQAGLAGKSERELLDGFCERASEAGLPLYRANLIVDTLHPVYEGRVFRWERGDVETTVTEYGRSTEGAALESWRRSTFYHLLERGLSQGRWRIPSDDSSRFPILADLHEAGATDYVCMVTRFAGAGIIGEIDSVLSSWTTDRKDGFEPRQLAILESLAPALALSIKCASLGQIAGTLVETYLGRDAG; encoded by the coding sequence ATGTCCGATATTCCGGTCCAGGATGCGACCTCCGCGTCCCTCATCGCATGGCTGATCCAGGCCGGCCTCGCCGGCAAGTCGGAGCGGGAGCTGCTCGATGGCTTTTGCGAGCGCGCGAGCGAAGCGGGATTGCCGCTTTACCGCGCCAATCTCATCGTCGACACGCTTCATCCGGTCTATGAAGGCCGCGTATTCCGTTGGGAGCGCGGCGACGTGGAAACGACTGTCACCGAGTACGGCCGCTCGACGGAAGGAGCCGCACTCGAATCGTGGCGACGCAGTACCTTTTACCATCTGCTCGAGCGCGGATTGTCTCAGGGGCGCTGGCGCATTCCCTCCGACGACAGCTCCCGCTTTCCCATCCTCGCCGACCTGCATGAGGCGGGTGCGACCGACTACGTGTGTATGGTGACCCGTTTCGCCGGGGCCGGAATCATCGGTGAGATCGATAGCGTGCTGTCTTCCTGGACGACCGACCGCAAGGACGGCTTCGAACCGCGGCAACTCGCCATTCTCGAATCCCTCGCCCCCGCACTCGCACTCTCGATCAAGTGCGCCTCGCTCGGCCAAATCGCGGGCACGCTCGTCGAGACCTATCTGGGGCGCGATGCGGGGC
- a CDS encoding type II toxin-antitoxin system PemK/MazF family toxin, which yields MRRGDIWTVAGGKDYAGKQRPVVIVQDDNFDATNSITVCAFTTDETEAPLFRLFVEPNERNGLRAPCRLMVDKITTVLKSKVGVHIGRLDDEDILRLNRAILVFLGLAVSPRAKRRSNP from the coding sequence ATGAGACGCGGCGATATTTGGACCGTCGCCGGCGGCAAGGACTATGCGGGCAAACAGCGCCCCGTCGTGATCGTGCAAGATGACAACTTTGACGCAACCAACTCGATTACCGTTTGCGCCTTCACCACCGATGAGACCGAAGCACCTCTATTCCGCCTGTTCGTAGAGCCGAACGAGCGTAACGGGTTGCGCGCGCCCTGCCGGCTGATGGTGGACAAAATCACGACGGTGCTGAAGTCCAAGGTCGGCGTCCATATTGGCCGCTTGGACGACGAGGACATCTTGCGGCTCAACCGGGCGATCCTCGTTTTCCTAGGGCTGGCAGTTTCTCCGAGGGCGAAGCGTCGGTCAAATCCATGA
- a CDS encoding GFA family protein has translation MNTEVSMRVVRGSCLCGGVKYEIAGQLMRSGHCHCSNCRKAHGAAFRSRARVRVQDFKWVQGEELVKYFESSPGFHRGFCSVCGSPIVNRPGRTPELGIALGGLDDDPGVRPERHFFVASKAPWFEITDDLPQHRELPADSEVRGG, from the coding sequence ATGAATACGGAGGTTAGCATGCGGGTCGTTCGAGGAAGTTGTTTGTGTGGCGGTGTGAAATACGAAATCGCTGGCCAGCTGATGCGCAGCGGCCATTGCCATTGTTCGAACTGCCGAAAGGCTCATGGTGCGGCCTTTCGCAGCCGCGCACGTGTTCGCGTCCAAGATTTCAAATGGGTACAAGGGGAAGAGTTGGTCAAATATTTCGAATCGTCGCCCGGATTTCATCGCGGATTTTGCAGTGTCTGCGGTTCGCCGATTGTAAACCGCCCAGGTCGCACGCCGGAACTCGGAATTGCGCTCGGCGGCCTCGATGACGACCCCGGTGTGCGCCCCGAGCGCCACTTCTTTGTAGCGAGCAAAGCCCCTTGGTTCGAGATCACCGATGATTTGCCACAGCACAGGGAGCTTCCTGCCGATTCTGAAGTCCGCGGCGGGTAA
- a CDS encoding alpha/beta hydrolase has translation MAKIKVNGITMNYDRQGSGEPLLLIPYLAADNACYAFQVGDYAKHFTCISIDPRGAGESDKPPGNYSTERFADDAAGLIRALGIDRVHVTGLSLGAATGMWLAAKYPERVKSLSLHSGWTKTDPFLKTVVQGWQSLAKGLNSVTEMVIQGIFPWCFTPELYAAKPEYIDSLAAFVRGRPAQPLDAFLRQSDAVIAHDAKAQLAKIEAPTQITFGEHDIVTSTRFAEELKGSIRKSELVVFGGCAHAPIYENVAEFNAKTLAFLKRHIA, from the coding sequence ATGGCTAAAATCAAGGTCAACGGCATCACGATGAACTACGACCGGCAGGGGTCGGGTGAACCGCTTCTGCTGATACCCTATCTGGCCGCGGACAACGCGTGTTACGCCTTTCAGGTGGGCGACTATGCGAAGCACTTCACCTGCATCTCGATCGACCCGCGCGGCGCTGGAGAGTCCGACAAGCCGCCCGGCAACTATTCGACCGAACGGTTCGCCGACGATGCCGCGGGGCTCATCCGCGCGCTCGGGATCGATCGGGTCCATGTGACGGGACTTTCATTGGGTGCGGCCACGGGCATGTGGCTTGCGGCCAAGTATCCCGAACGAGTCAAATCGCTGTCGCTCCATAGCGGCTGGACCAAGACGGACCCATTCCTCAAGACCGTGGTGCAAGGCTGGCAGAGCCTGGCCAAAGGCCTGAACAGTGTGACAGAAATGGTGATCCAGGGCATTTTTCCCTGGTGTTTCACCCCGGAGCTTTATGCGGCCAAGCCGGAATATATCGACTCGCTCGCTGCGTTCGTCCGCGGCAGGCCTGCGCAGCCACTCGATGCGTTCTTGCGGCAATCCGACGCCGTGATCGCCCACGACGCCAAGGCCCAGCTCGCCAAGATCGAGGCGCCGACCCAGATCACATTCGGCGAGCACGACATCGTTACCTCCACCCGCTTCGCTGAAGAGCTGAAGGGCAGTATCCGCAAGAGTGAGCTCGTGGTCTTCGGGGGATGCGCCCATGCCCCGATCTACGAGAACGTCGCCGAATTCAATGCAAAGACACTGGCGTTCCTGAAACGCCATATCGCATAA
- a CDS encoding alpha/beta hydrolase, which translates to MLLQTSDAVSRDVRAKAVKGTKWVLSAVAIAAIAFLGFRIYVVQSGLPLERWHTYVPRELRANEIDAADWNQYLAEEARVFESVRTEVTQKLDPQDRVALNRYFDGSPVYPPHFTQDFNRSYVLEPAGAPIGAAVLLHGLTDSPYSQRHIARAYRDRGYVAIVIRLPAHGTVPAALTDVEWEDWLAATRLAVREARRRVGPHAPLHLVGFSNGGALALKYALDAIADPQLSRPDRLVLISPMIGITRFARFAGLAGVPAIFPAFAKAAWLSVVPEFNPFKYNSFPVNGARQSYRLTQVLQEQTARYARNGQLAQLPPIITFQSVMDFTVSTSAIVSALYAHLPSNGSELVLFDVNRTVKFGPLLRRSADTALTRLLPAGAQSYRTTIITNADSESYEAAELTTEAGSTTEHSRRLGLTYPVGLYSLSHVALPFPMTDALYGLTPDPTENFGINLGALAPRGERNVLIASLDALLRISSNPFFPYMLGRIEECIDATTAGATNAPAVSLPQRSGKTGDEDAHWGFDDVIAFIKNSIADRSDTSPDDPP; encoded by the coding sequence ATGCTTCTGCAAACAAGCGACGCAGTGAGTCGGGACGTGCGAGCCAAGGCTGTTAAGGGAACAAAGTGGGTATTGAGTGCGGTAGCGATCGCCGCGATCGCTTTTCTTGGTTTTCGCATCTACGTGGTTCAAAGCGGCCTACCGTTGGAGCGCTGGCATACCTACGTACCTCGTGAATTGCGGGCAAATGAGATCGATGCGGCCGATTGGAACCAATATCTGGCGGAGGAAGCGAGGGTTTTCGAGTCTGTCCGCACCGAAGTGACGCAAAAGCTCGACCCGCAGGATCGCGTAGCACTAAATCGATATTTCGACGGGAGCCCCGTCTATCCCCCGCACTTTACCCAGGACTTCAATCGATCCTACGTGCTGGAGCCTGCGGGGGCTCCTATCGGCGCGGCGGTGCTGCTGCATGGCTTGACGGATTCGCCGTACAGCCAGCGTCACATTGCACGAGCCTATCGAGATCGCGGCTATGTTGCGATCGTGATCAGGTTGCCCGCGCACGGCACGGTTCCGGCAGCCCTGACCGATGTCGAATGGGAGGACTGGTTGGCAGCGACGCGGCTCGCGGTCAGGGAGGCGCGCCGGCGCGTCGGACCGCACGCACCGCTGCATCTGGTCGGATTTTCCAACGGCGGCGCGCTCGCGCTCAAATATGCGCTTGACGCAATTGCCGATCCGCAACTTTCGCGACCTGACCGCCTCGTGTTGATTTCCCCAATGATCGGCATCACACGCTTTGCGCGCTTTGCGGGACTAGCGGGGGTGCCCGCGATATTTCCGGCGTTTGCAAAGGCCGCTTGGCTCAGCGTGGTGCCCGAGTTCAATCCTTTCAAATACAACTCATTTCCCGTCAACGGCGCGAGGCAATCCTATCGCCTGACCCAAGTCCTCCAGGAACAAACGGCGCGCTACGCCCGTAACGGCCAACTGGCCCAGTTGCCGCCGATCATCACCTTCCAATCCGTCATGGACTTTACGGTCAGCACCTCCGCCATTGTTTCAGCGCTTTATGCTCACCTGCCGTCGAATGGCAGCGAGCTTGTGCTTTTCGATGTGAACCGAACCGTCAAGTTCGGGCCGCTTCTGCGTCGATCTGCAGACACGGCGCTAACGCGGCTGCTGCCGGCCGGAGCGCAATCTTATCGGACCACGATCATCACCAATGCGGACAGCGAGAGTTACGAAGCTGCAGAGCTGACCACCGAGGCGGGTTCAACGACGGAGCACAGCCGCAGATTGGGGTTGACGTATCCGGTCGGCCTCTACTCGCTTTCGCATGTCGCGCTGCCGTTCCCGATGACCGATGCGCTATACGGATTAACGCCTGACCCGACGGAAAACTTCGGCATCAACCTCGGCGCGTTGGCGCCGCGCGGCGAGCGGAATGTGTTGATCGCCAGCCTGGACGCCCTGCTTCGCATCTCGTCCAATCCGTTTTTCCCCTACATGCTCGGGCGGATCGAGGAGTGTATCGATGCCACGACCGCCGGTGCGACGAACGCCCCGGCGGTTTCGCTTCCCCAGCGCAGCGGCAAGACCGGCGATGAAGATGCCCATTGGGGTTTTGACGACGTGATCGCGTTCATCAAGAACTCGATTGCGGACCGATCCGATACCTCGCCGGATGATCCGCCGTGA